The Methanococcoides methylutens MM1 genome has a window encoding:
- a CDS encoding 2-oxoacid:acceptor oxidoreductase subunit alpha: MSTDLVIKVGGAAGQGLQTIGVALAKTFKKSGFNVFATQFYLSRVRGGHNTFQVRVSDEPIRAMTEKVDILIALDEESIEEQIEEMTDGVIIFDNDVIKINNNTDTNNGLFFHVPMLKIAKDVCGNKIYSNSVASGAALGLMCFEFDYLAKVLTEAFKKKGEEIIDNNIKAARAGYDYARDNYPSGCKFTVSEPSEDDGRMLIAGNDAVGLGALAAGVQFLAAYPMTPSTGVMTYVAANADDFNVVVEQAEDEIAALNMVLGASFAGARAMTTTSGGGFSLMAEALGLAGITETPAVIFLSQRPGPATGLPTMTEQGDLQFVLTAAQGEFPRCVLAPGTPDDCFYLTAEAFNIADKYQIPVFVMSDQYLADSLFTCERFVPSKVTIERHLMSDEELAEKGEYKRYEITQTGISPRAIPGQAGSLVAVDSDEHNEFGHIDQTIENRILMNEKRMKKLELLREEIEPPRLYGPKDAQITLVGWGSTYGPLVEVVNTLINEGHSVNHLHFTHVFPLPVESISDVLGNSEKIVCVENNATGQFAKLLECETGVKIAEKVLRSDGKPYSPESIIRELREKEVI, translated from the coding sequence ATGAGTACGGATCTTGTAATAAAAGTAGGCGGAGCCGCAGGTCAGGGTCTTCAGACCATAGGAGTTGCACTTGCAAAGACCTTCAAGAAAAGCGGTTTCAACGTCTTTGCCACACAGTTCTACCTTTCAAGGGTCAGAGGTGGCCATAATACGTTCCAGGTACGTGTGAGCGATGAACCGATAAGGGCAATGACTGAGAAAGTGGACATCCTGATAGCTCTTGATGAAGAATCCATTGAAGAGCAAATAGAAGAGATGACTGATGGTGTCATCATATTTGACAATGATGTCATCAAGATCAATAACAACACTGATACTAACAATGGTCTCTTTTTCCATGTCCCTATGCTGAAGATCGCAAAGGATGTCTGCGGGAACAAGATCTATTCCAATTCTGTCGCAAGTGGTGCTGCCCTTGGCCTGATGTGCTTTGAGTTCGATTACCTTGCAAAAGTGCTGACAGAAGCTTTCAAAAAGAAAGGCGAGGAGATCATCGATAACAACATAAAGGCAGCACGAGCAGGTTATGATTATGCCAGGGACAACTATCCTTCAGGCTGTAAGTTCACTGTAAGTGAACCCTCAGAAGATGATGGAAGGATGCTCATTGCAGGTAACGATGCTGTTGGTCTGGGAGCACTGGCTGCAGGCGTACAGTTCCTGGCAGCATATCCCATGACACCATCTACCGGTGTCATGACCTATGTGGCTGCAAATGCTGATGATTTCAACGTTGTCGTCGAGCAGGCGGAGGATGAGATCGCTGCCTTGAATATGGTCCTCGGCGCCTCCTTTGCCGGTGCGAGGGCAATGACAACGACCTCTGGTGGCGGTTTTTCCCTTATGGCCGAGGCTCTGGGACTTGCCGGTATCACCGAGACGCCTGCCGTAATATTCCTGTCCCAGCGGCCCGGGCCGGCTACCGGTCTTCCTACCATGACCGAGCAGGGTGACCTTCAGTTCGTGCTGACCGCAGCACAGGGTGAGTTCCCTAGATGCGTGCTGGCTCCGGGAACACCTGATGACTGCTTCTACCTGACAGCTGAAGCGTTCAACATCGCTGACAAATACCAGATCCCGGTCTTCGTCATGAGTGATCAGTATCTTGCAGATTCCCTTTTCACCTGTGAGAGATTCGTTCCATCAAAGGTTACCATCGAAAGGCATCTAATGTCTGACGAGGAGCTGGCCGAAAAAGGTGAGTATAAACGCTATGAGATAACCCAAACAGGCATATCGCCGCGTGCTATTCCCGGCCAGGCAGGATCATTGGTGGCAGTTGACAGTGATGAGCACAATGAATTCGGTCACATCGACCAGACCATTGAGAACCGCATCCTGATGAACGAAAAGAGGATGAAGAAACTTGAGCTCCTGAGAGAGGAAATTGAACCTCCACGCCTGTACGGTCCCAAAGATGCTCAGATAACACTTGTTGGCTGGGGTTCCACCTATGGACCTCTCGTGGAGGTCGTGAACACTCTCATAAATGAAGGACATTCGGTGAACCACTTGCACTTCACCCATGTTTTCCCTCTGCCTGTAGAGTCCATAAGTGACGTTCTTGGAAATTCAGAGAAGATCGTCTGCGTGGAGAACAATGCAACAGGACAGTTCGCAAAACTGCTTGAATGTGAGACCGGAGTAAAGATTGCGGAAAAGGTCCTGAGGTCG
- a CDS encoding VOC family protein produces MPAIAHFDLPADDLERARKFYTELFDWKIEKVEGPFEYYSIETTDLEGNPGVAGGMGLRGSPEQRITNFVEVISVDEYCDRVKELGGMVLQTKMPVPGYGYLAVCMDTEENTFGLWEIDENAE; encoded by the coding sequence ATGCCAGCTATTGCACATTTTGACCTGCCGGCTGATGACCTTGAGCGGGCAAGGAAATTCTATACAGAACTGTTTGACTGGAAGATAGAGAAAGTTGAGGGACCATTTGAGTATTACTCCATCGAGACCACAGACCTTGAAGGCAATCCAGGTGTAGCAGGAGGGATGGGTCTTCGGGGAAGTCCTGAACAGAGGATAACCAATTTTGTTGAGGTAATCTCGGTGGACGAATATTGCGACCGCGTGAAGGAACTCGGTGGCATGGTGCTTCAGACAAAGATGCCTGTGCCAGGCTATGGTTATCTTGCAGTTTGCATGGATACTGAGGAGAACACTTTTGGTTTATGGGAAATCGATGAGAACGCAGAGTAA
- a CDS encoding bifunctional aconitate hydratase 2/2-methylisocitrate dehydratase, with protein sequence MIEAYLKHEEERNAQGIPALPLNPVQTSELCELLQNPPADQEEFLLNLFTERISPGVDPAAKVKADFLGKILSGDASSPLIDKKEAIRILGTMIGGYNVEYLIEALKDAEVADSAVDALSGITLVYEAFDDVVELSKTNEAAKKVLESWANAEWFTSRAGIPETITVKVFKVDGEINTDDFSPASAAWSRPDIPLHALEMGNTRFPGGIEEMAQWREEGHDVAFVADVVGTGSSRKSACNSVLWHIGQDIPYVPNKRRGCVIIGTAIAPIFFNTAEDSGALPLQMDISKINKNDLITINTVKGEVTDKDGNVLSTFDLKPNTIADEYRAGGRIPLIIGRSLTTKAREALGLPETDIFTKPDNPVPEPGQGYSLAQKIVGRACGVDGILPGTACESTMTTVGSQDTTGPMTADELTELACLKFQAPMFMQSFCHTAAYPKPADVKMHKSLPNFVSDRAGVSLKPGDGVIHSWLNRLLVPDTVGTGGDSHTRFPIGISFPAGSGLVAFAGALGFMPLDMPESVLVRFSGKLNPGITLRDVVNAIPYYAIKQGLMTVPKKNKINIFNGRILEIEGLPDLTAEQAFELTDSAAERSAAAGCIQLSEESVSTFLRSNLALMKKMIKDGYSDAETIQKRIEAVEEWLADPKLLKADPNAEYAAVIEIDLADIKEPILACPNDPDDVKLLSEVAGTEIQDVFIGSCMTNIGHFRAAAAIWSDQKFNPDVRTWICPPTKMDQAQLKEESVFSIYSQVGARIEIAGCSLCMGNQARVPDESTVFSTSTRNFDNRVGDGAQVYLGSAELGAVVTNLGRMPTVEEYMEAYKEKIEPKQDEIYKYLQFDEMEEYQ encoded by the coding sequence ATGATCGAAGCTTATCTAAAACACGAAGAAGAGAGGAACGCTCAGGGTATTCCTGCACTTCCTCTGAATCCGGTACAGACCTCTGAACTTTGTGAATTGTTACAAAATCCTCCTGCAGATCAGGAAGAGTTCCTGCTCAACCTGTTCACTGAAAGGATCTCTCCAGGTGTGGATCCGGCTGCAAAGGTCAAGGCCGATTTCCTTGGTAAGATACTCTCAGGAGATGCTTCTTCTCCGCTTATAGACAAGAAAGAAGCCATCAGGATCCTCGGGACCATGATCGGCGGTTACAATGTCGAATACCTTATTGAAGCCCTCAAAGATGCTGAAGTGGCAGATTCTGCTGTAGATGCGCTTTCAGGTATAACCCTTGTCTACGAGGCCTTTGACGATGTCGTGGAACTGTCAAAGACAAACGAAGCTGCAAAGAAGGTCCTTGAGAGCTGGGCCAACGCAGAATGGTTCACAAGCAGAGCAGGAATCCCTGAGACCATCACTGTAAAGGTGTTCAAGGTCGATGGCGAGATCAACACTGACGATTTCTCCCCTGCAAGTGCTGCATGGAGCCGCCCGGACATACCACTTCATGCATTGGAAATGGGCAATACCCGCTTCCCTGGTGGTATTGAGGAAATGGCACAATGGCGCGAGGAAGGACACGACGTTGCCTTTGTGGCTGATGTGGTGGGAACCGGTTCCTCCCGTAAATCCGCCTGCAACAGTGTTCTCTGGCACATCGGTCAGGACATTCCATACGTCCCTAACAAGCGCCGTGGCTGCGTGATCATTGGTACTGCCATAGCTCCTATCTTCTTTAACACAGCTGAGGACTCAGGTGCACTGCCTCTGCAAATGGACATCAGCAAGATCAACAAAAATGACCTCATCACCATCAACACCGTAAAAGGTGAGGTAACAGACAAGGATGGCAATGTCCTCTCCACTTTTGACCTCAAACCCAACACCATTGCAGACGAATACCGTGCCGGAGGTCGTATTCCTTTAATCATCGGTCGCTCTTTGACCACCAAGGCCCGTGAGGCACTTGGACTGCCTGAAACAGACATATTCACAAAGCCAGATAATCCTGTACCTGAACCCGGACAGGGCTATTCCCTTGCACAGAAGATCGTTGGCCGTGCATGTGGCGTGGATGGAATTCTCCCGGGCACCGCCTGTGAGTCAACAATGACCACAGTAGGTTCCCAGGATACTACCGGACCAATGACCGCTGACGAACTCACAGAGCTTGCCTGTCTTAAGTTCCAGGCTCCAATGTTCATGCAGTCATTCTGTCACACTGCAGCTTATCCCAAGCCTGCAGACGTGAAGATGCACAAATCACTCCCTAATTTCGTTTCCGATCGTGCCGGTGTCTCCCTGAAACCCGGAGACGGTGTTATCCACAGCTGGCTTAACCGCCTGCTTGTCCCTGACACAGTAGGTACCGGTGGCGACTCTCATACCCGGTTCCCAATTGGCATATCCTTCCCGGCAGGTTCCGGACTGGTGGCTTTTGCAGGTGCTCTTGGTTTCATGCCTCTGGATATGCCGGAATCCGTTCTGGTACGTTTCAGTGGAAAGCTTAACCCGGGCATCACACTGCGCGATGTGGTCAATGCTATCCCATACTATGCTATCAAGCAGGGCCTGATGACCGTGCCAAAGAAGAACAAGATCAACATTTTTAACGGTCGCATCCTCGAAATAGAAGGACTTCCTGACCTCACAGCCGAACAGGCATTCGAGCTTACCGATTCCGCTGCAGAGCGCTCAGCCGCAGCCGGTTGTATCCAGCTCAGTGAGGAATCAGTATCCACTTTCTTGCGCTCCAACCTTGCACTGATGAAGAAGATGATCAAGGACGGATACAGCGATGCAGAGACCATCCAGAAGCGCATCGAAGCTGTCGAGGAGTGGCTGGCAGATCCTAAACTGCTCAAGGCTGATCCAAATGCAGAGTACGCAGCTGTCATAGAGATCGACCTTGCAGACATCAAGGAGCCGATCCTTGCATGCCCGAACGACCCTGATGATGTCAAACTGCTTTCCGAGGTTGCAGGAACAGAGATCCAGGACGTCTTTATCGGTTCATGCATGACAAACATCGGACACTTCCGTGCTGCTGCAGCTATCTGGAGCGACCAGAAGTTCAACCCTGATGTCCGTACATGGATTTGCCCACCTACAAAAATGGATCAGGCACAGCTCAAGGAAGAATCCGTATTCTCCATTTACAGCCAGGTCGGTGCCCGTATCGAGATCGCAGGTTGTTCACTGTGCATGGGTAACCAGGCCCGTGTGCCGGATGAATCCACAGTGTTCTCCACCAGCACCCGTAACTTTGACAACCGTGTGGGTGACGGAGCTCAGGTCTACCTTGGCTCAGCAGAGCTTGGAGCTGTGGTCACCAATCTTGGCAGGATGCCGACTGTTGAGGAGTACATGGAAGCTTACAAAGAGAAGATCGAGCCTAAACAGGATGAGATCTACAAATATCTTCAGTTCGATGAGATGGAAGAATACCAGTAA